A DNA window from Roseovarius sp. Pro17 contains the following coding sequences:
- a CDS encoding baseplate multidomain protein megatron: MATILLSAAGAAIGGSVGGTVLGLSMAAVGRFAGGVIGRSIDQRLMGQGSDVVETGRASRLRLTGSGEGDAIAQIYGRMRVAGQIIWATEFREEVNVTGGGGKGAPSSPKTKQFSYSVSVALALCDGEISHVGRIWADGSEIARDSVVMRVYPGTRDQLPDPKIEAVEGTGTVPAYRGTAYVVIEDLDLGPFGNRVPQFTFEVTRPSQLEVEGAELDPVRSVRAVALLSGSGEYTLATTPVTLNYGPGASALVNVNTPSGKTDFATSLESLTGELPACRSTSLVVSWFGDDLRCDNCNLRPKVEQKNYDARNMPWSVAGQSRRQALAVPQTDEGNAIYGGTPTDTSVIEAIIALKDAGQDVMFYPFILMDQVAGNALPDPYSDAESQPPLPWRGRITLSEAPGRDNSTDGTGGADAEVAAFFGTASAADFGLYPQIPETPAPISGARENEYFDLLKLEPLQPISPVTYTGPDEWSYRRFILHNAAICAIAGGVESFCIGSEMRGLTQIRGSNGSFPAVSALIDLAAEVRALLGPDVKIGYAADWSEYFGYQPQDGSGDRYFHLDPLWADENIDFIGIDNYMPLSDWRDGQDHADAAWGSIYDLDYLKANIEGGEGYDWFYHSPEAAQAQIRTPITDDAYGEPWVWRNKDIRGWWQNVHHDRVDGVRATQPSAWVPRSKPIRFTEIGCAAIDKGTNEPNKFVDAKSSESALPKFSNGRRDDLIQRQYMRAMSDYWADPTHNPVSSEYGAPMIDMDHAYVWAWDARPFPFFPNNRSLWDDGRNHARGHWITGRTSARSLASVVEEITARAGLLYVDTSQLFGYVSGYSVEQVGEARSALQPLMLRYGFDAIERDGVLVFRMRDGLPAAQIGIDHLVRDAESGTRLEETRGGAAEIAGRVRLRFIEADGDFKVISEEAILPDDATHAVSSSEVPLAMTRAEGRAVTERWLSEARVSIDTVRLTLPPSLLALGAGDVIGLDEAGGKGLFRIDRVEQMGNAQRIDGVRIEPESYQPIDIAETPPDVRPFVAPVPVLPLFLDLPLMTGEEVPNAPHLAVTARPWPGSVALFSSGSDSNYRLNRTIEGRSKIGLLETALAPYDGALIDRRDGLTVRMLSGRLEGVDDDALLSGANLCAIGDGTPDGWEMVQFRDAALIGPDTHFLSHRLRGQLGTESAGAKGWPEGSFLVMIDGIPGQIELADALRRRAQHFRIGPAGRPVDDPSYQHAVLAFEGIGLRPYSPAHLRAVTSVDGATDVTWIRRTRIDGDRWDSPEVPLGEESESYLLRIMRGGTVLREVTLTAPTWRYDTAQKTVDGAGPFEVHVAQLSAKFGPGIFAQVAVAG, encoded by the coding sequence ATGGCGACTATTCTATTATCTGCTGCGGGTGCGGCCATTGGTGGATCAGTCGGCGGCACGGTACTGGGCCTGTCCATGGCTGCTGTCGGGCGGTTTGCCGGGGGGGTCATCGGGCGCTCGATCGATCAACGACTTATGGGACAAGGCTCGGACGTGGTTGAGACAGGCCGTGCCAGCCGTCTGCGCCTGACCGGATCAGGTGAGGGCGACGCGATCGCGCAGATCTACGGGCGGATGCGCGTCGCTGGGCAAATTATTTGGGCAACTGAATTCCGCGAGGAGGTGAATGTCACCGGAGGGGGCGGAAAAGGTGCGCCCAGCAGCCCCAAAACGAAGCAGTTCAGCTATTCGGTCAGCGTTGCGCTGGCGCTGTGCGACGGCGAGATCAGCCATGTTGGCCGCATTTGGGCAGACGGTAGCGAGATTGCGCGCGACTCGGTCGTAATGCGGGTCTATCCCGGTACCCGCGATCAGCTACCCGACCCCAAGATTGAAGCCGTTGAGGGTACAGGCACCGTTCCTGCCTATCGCGGCACGGCCTATGTGGTGATCGAAGATCTGGACCTCGGCCCATTTGGAAACCGCGTGCCACAATTCACCTTTGAGGTGACGCGCCCATCGCAACTGGAAGTAGAAGGCGCCGAGTTGGACCCGGTTCGCAGCGTGCGGGCGGTTGCATTGTTGTCCGGCAGCGGTGAATACACATTAGCGACGACACCTGTGACGCTGAATTACGGGCCGGGCGCGTCAGCGCTGGTTAACGTGAACACACCCTCGGGCAAAACCGATTTTGCCACGTCGCTTGAGTCGCTCACCGGTGAGTTGCCAGCCTGTCGCAGCACGTCGTTGGTGGTTAGCTGGTTCGGCGATGACCTGCGCTGCGATAATTGCAATCTGCGTCCGAAGGTCGAGCAAAAAAATTATGATGCGCGAAACATGCCGTGGTCAGTCGCTGGGCAGTCGCGGCGACAGGCACTTGCCGTTCCGCAAACCGATGAGGGCAATGCCATCTACGGTGGCACGCCGACCGATACGTCGGTCATTGAGGCGATCATTGCGCTGAAAGACGCCGGGCAGGATGTGATGTTCTATCCGTTCATCCTGATGGACCAGGTCGCAGGCAATGCCCTGCCCGATCCTTACAGCGATGCGGAGTCGCAGCCGCCCTTGCCGTGGCGCGGTCGCATTACGCTGTCCGAGGCGCCGGGACGCGATAACAGTACGGATGGAACAGGCGGGGCCGACGCGGAGGTTGCTGCGTTCTTCGGCACGGCAAGCGCCGCCGATTTCGGTCTCTACCCACAAATTCCAGAGACTCCCGCACCGATCAGCGGAGCGAGGGAAAACGAGTATTTTGATCTGTTGAAACTCGAGCCGCTCCAGCCGATCAGCCCGGTCACCTATACCGGTCCGGATGAGTGGAGCTATCGGCGATTTATTCTGCATAACGCTGCAATTTGCGCGATCGCGGGCGGGGTCGAGAGTTTCTGCATCGGCTCGGAGATGCGTGGACTGACGCAAATTCGCGGCTCAAACGGCAGCTTTCCTGCGGTGTCGGCACTGATCGATCTGGCAGCCGAAGTGCGTGCACTGCTCGGGCCCGACGTCAAGATCGGCTATGCTGCCGACTGGTCAGAGTATTTCGGCTATCAGCCGCAGGATGGATCGGGCGACCGGTACTTCCATCTGGATCCGCTCTGGGCGGATGAGAATATAGATTTCATCGGGATCGATAATTACATGCCGTTGTCCGATTGGCGCGACGGGCAGGACCACGCGGATGCGGCTTGGGGGTCGATCTATGATCTGGACTATCTCAAGGCGAACATCGAGGGCGGCGAGGGCTATGACTGGTTCTACCATTCGCCCGAGGCGGCACAGGCGCAAATCCGAACCCCGATCACTGATGACGCCTATGGCGAGCCGTGGGTGTGGCGCAACAAAGATATCCGGGGTTGGTGGCAGAACGTGCATCACGACCGGGTGGATGGCGTGCGCGCGACACAGCCCAGCGCCTGGGTCCCACGGTCGAAGCCGATCCGCTTTACCGAGATCGGCTGTGCCGCGATCGACAAGGGCACGAACGAGCCGAACAAATTCGTCGATGCCAAGTCGTCTGAATCGGCTCTGCCGAAATTCTCTAACGGGCGGCGGGACGATTTGATCCAGCGGCAGTATATGCGCGCCATGAGCGACTACTGGGCCGACCCGACGCATAATCCCGTGTCGTCAGAATACGGCGCGCCGATGATCGACATGGATCATGCGTATGTTTGGGCATGGGACGCGCGGCCTTTTCCGTTCTTTCCAAACAATCGTTCGCTCTGGGACGACGGGCGGAATCATGCGCGCGGACATTGGATCACGGGACGCACATCGGCACGGTCGCTGGCGTCGGTCGTTGAAGAGATCACCGCGCGCGCGGGTCTCCTGTACGTCGATACCTCGCAGCTCTTCGGTTATGTCAGCGGGTATTCGGTCGAACAGGTCGGCGAAGCGCGCTCGGCCCTTCAGCCGCTGATGCTGCGCTATGGATTCGACGCGATCGAGCGGGACGGGGTGCTGGTGTTTAGGATGCGCGATGGGCTCCCGGCGGCGCAGATTGGCATTGATCATCTGGTGCGCGACGCCGAAAGCGGCACGCGGCTGGAGGAGACACGCGGCGGCGCGGCCGAGATCGCCGGGCGGGTTCGCCTGCGGTTCATCGAGGCTGACGGTGATTTCAAGGTGATTTCGGAAGAGGCGATTTTGCCCGACGACGCCACCCATGCCGTATCAAGCTCGGAAGTGCCGCTGGCGATGACGCGGGCCGAAGGGCGCGCAGTGACGGAGCGGTGGTTGTCGGAGGCGCGCGTATCCATTGATACCGTGCGGCTGACGCTGCCTCCATCGCTGCTGGCGTTGGGCGCGGGCGACGTGATCGGGTTGGACGAAGCCGGGGGCAAGGGGTTGTTCAGGATCGACCGCGTCGAACAGATGGGCAATGCCCAGCGCATCGACGGCGTACGGATCGAACCCGAAAGCTATCAGCCCATTGACATCGCCGAGACGCCGCCCGACGTGCGCCCGTTCGTGGCGCCGGTTCCGGTGTTACCGCTATTTCTGGATCTGCCGCTAATGACTGGCGAGGAGGTGCCAAATGCGCCCCACCTCGCGGTAACGGCGCGGCCCTGGCCGGGGTCTGTCGCCCTCTTCTCCTCGGGAAGCGATTCCAATTACCGCCTAAACCGGACAATCGAGGGGCGTTCGAAGATCGGACTGCTGGAGACGGCATTGGCACCGTATGACGGCGCGTTGATTGACCGGCGCGATGGGCTGACGGTGCGGATGCTTTCGGGACGGCTCGAAGGTGTGGACGACGACGCGCTGTTGTCGGGTGCGAACCTCTGCGCGATCGGAGACGGCACGCCGGACGGATGGGAAATGGTTCAATTTCGCGACGCCGCTCTTATTGGGCCCGATACTCATTTTCTGAGCCATAGGTTGCGTGGCCAACTGGGCACAGAAAGCGCCGGAGCCAAGGGCTGGCCCGAGGGCAGTTTTCTGGTGATGATCGACGGAATCCCAGGCCAGATTGAACTGGCTGATGCGTTGCGGCGACGGGCGCAGCATTTCAGGATCGGTCCGGCCGGGCGTCCGGTGGACGATCCATCCTACCAGCATGCGGTTCTTGCATTCGAGGGAATCGGCCTGCGGCCTTACAGCCCAGCGCATCTACGCGCCGTTACGTCAGTGGACGGTGCCACGGACGTCACATGGATCCGCCGCACGCGAATTGATGGCGATCGTTGGGACTCGCCCGAGGTTCCGCTGGGCGAAGAAAGCGAAAGCTACCTTTTGCGCATCATGCGCGGCGGAACTGTATTGCGCGAAGTGACGCTGACCGCGCCCACGTGGCGTTATGACACCGCCCAAAAAACGGTAGATGGGGCCGGACCGTTTGAAGTGCATGTGGCGCAACTATCGGCAAAGTTTGGCCCCGGCATATTTGCGCAGGTGGCTGTCGCGGGCTAA
- a CDS encoding DUF2460 domain-containing protein, which produces MGFHEVRFPANLSFGSVGGPERQTDVVTLANGFEERNTPWQHSRRRYDAGVAMRGLDDIEALIAFFEARRGQIHGFRWKDWADYKSGGALLDPAYDDQLIAFGDDLSPTFQLIKTYRSGEHTYARPITKPVCGSIRIGIGGDEQDEGVHYQVDCSTGIVTFNHPPNDGERVTAGYEFDVPVRFDTDRVLVSVASFQAGDAPNVPVVEIRV; this is translated from the coding sequence ATGGGTTTCCACGAAGTAAGATTTCCGGCGAACCTGAGCTTTGGCTCGGTCGGCGGGCCGGAGCGGCAAACGGATGTCGTAACGCTGGCCAACGGATTCGAAGAACGTAACACGCCTTGGCAACATTCGCGTCGCCGCTATGACGCAGGCGTCGCCATGCGGGGCCTCGATGATATCGAGGCGCTGATCGCGTTTTTCGAGGCGCGGCGCGGGCAGATCCATGGTTTTCGCTGGAAGGACTGGGCCGACTATAAATCGGGAGGTGCGCTGCTGGATCCTGCCTATGACGATCAGCTAATTGCGTTCGGCGACGACCTGTCGCCAACCTTTCAACTGATCAAGACCTATCGGTCGGGCGAGCATACCTACGCGCGCCCCATTACCAAGCCAGTTTGCGGGTCGATTCGAATCGGCATTGGCGGGGACGAGCAGGACGAAGGCGTGCATTACCAGGTGGATTGCAGCACTGGGATCGTGACGTTCAACCACCCGCCGAACGACGGCGAACGGGTGACGGCCGGCTATGAATTCGATGTGCCGGTGCGGTTCGACACAGACCGCGTTTTGGTTAGTGTTGCAAGCTTTCAAGCTGGAGACGCACCGAACGTGCCCGTGGTGGAGATCCGGGTATGA
- a CDS encoding peptidase, producing MTDIFHQRVVSAARGWIGTPYLHQASCKGAGTDCLGLLRGVWREVLGTEPETPPAYSMDWSEPARIEALWQAAQRHLVPKNLSEEAPGDVLLFRMRDGAVAKHLGIAGRLGAEASFVHAYSGHAVVESPLSLPWRRRIVARFTFPEERI from the coding sequence ATGACCGATATATTTCATCAGCGGGTCGTGAGCGCCGCACGCGGCTGGATCGGCACGCCTTATCTGCATCAGGCGTCTTGCAAGGGGGCCGGGACCGACTGTCTGGGTTTGCTGCGAGGCGTCTGGCGCGAGGTGCTGGGCACCGAACCCGAAACGCCGCCCGCTTATTCGATGGACTGGTCCGAGCCTGCGCGCATCGAGGCGCTCTGGCAGGCGGCGCAGCGACACTTGGTGCCCAAGAATCTGTCAGAGGAAGCGCCGGGCGATGTGCTGCTCTTTCGCATGCGTGACGGCGCGGTGGCCAAACATCTGGGCATTGCAGGTCGCCTGGGCGCTGAGGCGTCCTTTGTTCATGCCTATTCAGGTCATGCGGTCGTCGAAAGCCCGCTAAGCCTGCCGTGGCGGCGCCGGATTGTGGCGCGGTTTACTTTTCCCGAGGAGCGTATCTGA
- a CDS encoding TraR/DksA family transcriptional regulator — MKQITAMDDMPLAHLRCVIAKRLRSLDQEDALGADNRATVQLDQQSVGRLSRMDALQAQAMAKAHHARHAAERQRLMRALARMDEGEFGYCVDCGDSIAPARLDLDPAAPLCISCARG, encoded by the coding sequence ATGAAGCAGATCACTGCAATGGATGATATGCCGCTTGCCCATCTACGCTGCGTGATTGCCAAGCGCCTGCGCTCTCTGGACCAAGAGGACGCGTTGGGCGCGGACAACCGCGCAACGGTCCAGCTGGATCAGCAATCAGTGGGCCGTCTGAGCCGGATGGATGCATTGCAAGCCCAAGCGATGGCCAAGGCCCATCATGCTCGCCACGCGGCGGAGCGTCAAAGGCTTATGAGGGCGCTCGCCCGTATGGACGAGGGCGAATTCGGCTATTGTGTGGATTGCGGTGATTCCATCGCTCCGGCGCGACTGGACTTAGATCCAGCCGCGCCGCTCTGCATTTCGTGCGCGCGGGGTTAG
- a CDS encoding DUF2163 domain-containing protein, whose product MSGLDSALHAHLQTGVTTTCRAWALERKDGVVLGFTDHDGPLSFNGLTFRADTGLSALAIQQTTGLSVDNTEALGALSDTSIREEDIEAGRYDGAEIRAWLVNWQDVRQRHLQFRGTIGELRRSGGAFEAELRGLTEALNRPLGRVYQKPCSAVLGDRSCGFDMNTSGYSKEVAADEIEDRRVFRFAPFGGFDAEWFRHGRLIVLDGTAKGLGGLIKRDGMDGKQRAIELWHPLRADVRVGDILRLEAGCDKRAVTCRLKFQNFYNFQGFPDIPGDDWSITDPSRSSSLDGGSRR is encoded by the coding sequence ATGAGCGGGCTGGATAGCGCGCTGCACGCGCATTTGCAGACGGGTGTCACCACGACCTGCCGGGCCTGGGCGCTGGAGCGCAAGGATGGTGTCGTATTGGGATTCACCGATCACGACGGTCCGCTCAGTTTTAATGGGCTTACGTTTCGCGCCGATACGGGGCTGAGCGCCTTGGCGATTCAACAGACGACGGGCTTGTCGGTGGACAATACCGAGGCATTGGGTGCGCTGAGCGATACATCAATCCGCGAGGAGGATATCGAGGCGGGCCGCTATGACGGCGCCGAGATCCGCGCCTGGCTGGTCAATTGGCAGGACGTGCGCCAGCGGCATTTGCAGTTTCGTGGCACAATTGGCGAATTGCGCCGCTCGGGCGGGGCGTTCGAGGCGGAGTTGCGCGGCCTGACCGAGGCGCTGAACCGGCCCTTGGGGCGGGTTTACCAAAAGCCGTGCTCGGCTGTGTTGGGAGATCGCAGCTGTGGGTTCGATATGAATACTTCTGGCTACTCCAAGGAAGTGGCCGCAGATGAGATCGAGGATAGGCGGGTTTTTCGATTCGCACCCTTTGGCGGTTTCGACGCGGAATGGTTTCGGCATGGCCGTTTGATCGTTTTGGATGGCACAGCCAAGGGGTTAGGCGGGCTGATCAAGCGCGATGGTATGGACGGCAAACAGCGCGCGATCGAATTGTGGCACCCGCTGCGCGCGGATGTGCGCGTGGGCGACATTCTTCGGCTGGAAGCCGGTTGCGATAAGCGCGCTGTGACTTGTCGTCTGAAATTCCAGAACTTTTACAACTTTCAGGGTTTTCCGGACATTCCCGGTGATGACTGGTCGATCACTGATCCGTCCCGGTCCAGTAGCCTTGATGGAGGGAGTCGGCGATGA
- the cysE gene encoding serine O-acetyltransferase translates to MGKSHAQLTECDPVWHQITTEAQDAVKDEPLMGGMVHSSILHHRSLDSALAFRISMKLASNEMPEQILREICDWAYRSDPDTGIAARADIVAVYDRDPACDRYILPLLFFKGFQAVQAYRVAHLLWRDGRRDMARFFQMRVSEVFGVDIHPAAKIGKGIMIDHAHSIVIGETAVVGDNVSMLHSVTLGGTGKEEEDRHPKIGDGVLIGAGAKVLGNIKVGHCSRIAAGSVVLEEVPPCKTVAGVPAKIVGEAGCDQPSVRMDQLLGVR, encoded by the coding sequence ATGGGCAAATCGCACGCACAGCTGACCGAATGCGATCCGGTCTGGCACCAGATTACCACCGAGGCCCAGGATGCGGTCAAGGACGAACCGCTGATGGGTGGCATGGTCCATTCCAGCATTCTGCATCATAGGTCGCTGGATTCCGCGCTGGCGTTTCGCATATCGATGAAGCTGGCCTCAAACGAAATGCCCGAGCAGATCCTGCGCGAAATCTGTGACTGGGCCTATCGCAGCGACCCCGATACCGGCATTGCTGCAAGGGCAGATATCGTGGCCGTCTATGACCGCGATCCCGCATGTGACCGCTACATCCTGCCGCTATTGTTCTTCAAGGGATTTCAGGCCGTGCAAGCCTATCGCGTTGCGCATTTGCTTTGGCGTGATGGAAGGCGCGATATGGCGCGGTTTTTCCAAATGCGGGTGTCTGAGGTGTTCGGGGTTGATATCCACCCGGCGGCAAAGATCGGCAAGGGGATCATGATTGACCACGCCCACAGCATCGTCATTGGCGAAACTGCCGTCGTGGGCGACAACGTGTCCATGTTGCACTCCGTCACACTGGGCGGCACCGGCAAGGAAGAAGAGGATCGTCATCCCAAGATCGGTGACGGCGTTCTGATCGGTGCTGGTGCCAAGGTGCTCGGCAATATCAAGGTGGGCCATTGCAGCCGAATCGCTGCAGGCTCGGTCGTGCTGGAGGAGGTTCCCCCATGCAAGACTGTCGCAGGCGTTCCGGCAAAAATCGTGGGCGAGGCGGGATGCGATCAGCCGTCGGTCAGGATGGATCAGCTTTTGGGCGTGCGCTGA
- a CDS encoding pyruvate dehydrogenase complex dihydrolipoamide acetyltransferase, with translation MPTEILMPALSPTMEEGTLAKWLVKEGDTVASGDLLAEIETDKATMEFEAVDDGTIGKILISEGTEGVKVNTAIAVLLEEGESADDIKDAASKPAPEPAKSEDGTPKAKSEEDAKGASTAEAPAAPKDADGGRIFASPLARRIAADKGLDLSQIDGSGPHGRIVKADVESAVPAKKADVAEASAAGAPAAGAPKGQSADAVAKIYEGREYTEVKLDGMRKTIAARLTEAKQTVPHFYLRRDIRLDALLKFRSQLNKQLEGRGVKLSVNDFIIKACALALQSVPTANAVWAGDRVLQLKPSDVAVAVAIEGGLFTPVLKDADMKSLSALSAEMKDLAARARDRKLAPHEYQGGSFAISNLGMFGIDNFDAVINPPHGAILAVGAGVKKPVVGADGELAVATVMSVTLSVDHRVIDGALGADLLKHIVENLENPMVMLA, from the coding sequence ATGCCAACGGAAATTCTAATGCCCGCCCTTTCCCCCACGATGGAGGAAGGCACATTGGCAAAATGGCTGGTCAAGGAGGGCGATACCGTCGCCTCCGGCGATCTTCTGGCCGAGATCGAGACAGACAAAGCGACCATGGAATTTGAGGCCGTTGACGACGGCACGATCGGCAAGATCCTGATTTCGGAAGGCACCGAGGGCGTCAAGGTGAACACAGCGATTGCTGTCCTGTTGGAAGAGGGCGAAAGCGCGGACGATATCAAGGATGCTGCAAGTAAGCCTGCGCCTGAACCTGCAAAATCCGAGGACGGCACGCCCAAAGCAAAGAGCGAAGAGGATGCCAAGGGCGCCAGCACCGCAGAGGCGCCCGCTGCACCCAAGGATGCTGATGGCGGACGCATCTTTGCCTCACCGCTGGCGCGAAGGATCGCGGCGGATAAGGGTCTGGACCTTAGCCAGATCGACGGATCGGGGCCACATGGCCGCATCGTCAAGGCTGATGTAGAAAGTGCCGTTCCCGCGAAAAAGGCGGACGTCGCCGAGGCAAGCGCTGCCGGCGCACCCGCCGCAGGTGCACCCAAGGGTCAATCGGCAGACGCCGTCGCCAAAATCTACGAGGGTCGTGAGTATACCGAGGTCAAGCTGGACGGGATGCGCAAGACTATCGCCGCCCGCCTGACCGAGGCCAAGCAGACCGTGCCGCATTTCTACCTGCGTCGCGATATCCGTCTGGATGCGCTGCTGAAATTCCGTAGTCAGTTGAACAAGCAACTGGAAGGAAGAGGCGTCAAACTCAGCGTCAATGACTTCATCATCAAGGCCTGCGCGCTGGCGCTGCAATCCGTGCCGACTGCCAATGCCGTGTGGGCAGGCGACCGGGTGCTACAGCTGAAGCCGTCGGATGTGGCTGTGGCTGTCGCGATCGAGGGCGGGCTCTTTACCCCTGTGCTCAAGGATGCCGATATGAAATCCCTGTCGGCCTTGTCGGCCGAAATGAAGGATCTGGCAGCGCGCGCGCGTGACCGTAAGCTGGCCCCGCATGAGTATCAGGGTGGCAGTTTCGCAATCTCAAACCTCGGCATGTTCGGCATCGACAATTTCGATGCGGTCATTAATCCGCCACACGGCGCGATTTTGGCCGTCGGTGCGGGCGTGAAGAAACCCGTCGTCGGCGCAGATGGTGAACTGGCTGTCGCGACTGTCATGTCAGTCACGCTTAGCGTTGATCATCGGGTGATCGACGGCGCGCTGGGTGCCGATCTGCTAAAGCATATCGTTGAAAATCTGGAAAACCCCATGGTGATGCTGGCCTGA